The genomic stretch GGGTTACGCGATGTCGCTCAATCGTACAGTGGCGCGCAAGGCCGTGGTGCCCGATGGCCGCTACGTGTTCGATCCCGAGCGCGGCGTGCGCGAAGCGTCCGACGAGTATCCGTCGAACTGGCCCGTCATCAGCGGACAAACCTTGCTCGATATGGAGCAGGACGATTACCATCGAGCGCAGACCATCGCGCAAAGCAAGACGCTGATGCGCTTTTTGCTCAACATCTATCTGGGCGGCACGCCGCTCGCGACGCGCCAGATCCTGATCGACCTGCAGAACTTATGAGCTTCTTCCTGACTTCTCCGAATGTGATCGACCTCGGCGTGAACATCGATCACGTCGCCACGCTGCGCAACGCGCGCGGCACGTCCTATCCCGATCCGATCCGCGCCGCGCTTCAGGCGGAAGAAGCGGGCGCCGATGCGATCACGCTGCATCTGCGTGAAGACCGCCGCCACATCGTCGACGCCGACGTGCGCGCGTTGCGTCCGCAACTAACGACGCGCATGAACCTCGAATGCGCGGTGACGCAGGAAATGCTCGACATCGCGTGCGAAGTGCAGCCGCATGATGTGTGTCTCGTGCCGGAAAAGCGCCAGGAGCTGACGACGGAAGGCGGCCTCGATGTCGCCGGGCACTTCGAGGCGGTACGCGCCGCGTGCAAGCAACTGGCGGACGCCGGCTCGCGCGTGTCGCTCTTCATCGATGCCGACGAGGCCCAGATTCGCGCCGCCCACGAAGCAGGTGCGCCCGTTATCGAACTTCACACGGGAGCCTACGCGGAAGCGCACGACGCAAGCGAGCAGCAGCGCGAATACGAACGCATTGTGCGCGGCGTCGAGTTCGGCGCGTCGCTGGGCCTGAAGGTGAACGCAGGTCACGGCCTTCACTACACGAACGTCCAGCAGATCGCGGCGATCGAAGGCATCGTCGAACTGAATATCGGCCACGCGATCGTCGCACATGCGATCTTCGCGGGCTGGGACAACGCCGTGCGCGAGATGAAGGCGATCATGGTCGCCGCGCGTCTTGCGGCGCGCGCATAACCAGGCAGACAAACGGCACGCGTATGGCGATCTACGGCATCGGCACCGACATCGTTCAGGTCAGCCGCGTCGCGGCAGTGATGCAGCGGACCAACGGGCGCTTCGCCGAGAAGGTGCTCGGACCCGATGAGTTGCGCGTCTATCACGCGCGCCATGCGCGCTCGCAGGCGCGCGGCCTCGCATTTCTCGCGACCCGCTTCTCCGTCAAGGAAGCTTTCTCGAAGGCGATCGGCCTCGGCATGCGCTGGCCGATGACGTGGCGCGCCTTGCAGACGCTGAACGAGCCGAGCGGACGTCCGACGTGTGTGGCGTCGGGCGAACTCGCCGACTGGCTCGCTGAACGCGGCATCACGTCGCGCGTGACGCTGTCCGACGAACGCGATTACGCGGTGTCGTTCGTGATTGCCGAGACGCCCGATACTGCCGACTGATTCTCCATGCGAGACGGGACGCGCGTCACAGGCGTCGCCGCGCTCTTTCCTCTACTTCACGAATCCGATGAAACTGACTCCTGGCCCGGTGATGCTCGACGTCGTCGGCAAAGCCCTGAACGCCGATGACGAGCGCCGCCTCGCGCACCCAATGACGGGCGGCGTGATCCTGTTTGCACGTCACTTCGAAAGCCGCTCGCAACTGGTCGCGCTGACCGACGCGATTCGCGCGACTCGCGACGACCTTCTGATCGCCGTCGATCACGAAGGCGGCCGTGTGCAGCGCTTTCGCACCGATGGCTTCACCGTGCTGCCGTCGATGGGCAAGCTCGGCGCGCTGTGGGACGAGGATGTGCTGCGCGCGACCAAAGTCACGACGGCAGTCGGCTATGTGCTCGCATCCGAGTTGCGCGCGTGCGGCATCGACATGAGCTTCACGCCCGTGCTCGATTTGAACTACGGTCACTCGCAGGTGATCGGCGATCGCGCGTTCCATCGCGATCCGCGCGTCGTGACGATGCTGGCGAAGAGCCTGAATCACGGCCTCGCGCTCGCGGGCATG from Paraburkholderia phymatum STM815 encodes the following:
- the pdxJ gene encoding pyridoxine 5'-phosphate synthase, which codes for MSFFLTSPNVIDLGVNIDHVATLRNARGTSYPDPIRAALQAEEAGADAITLHLREDRRHIVDADVRALRPQLTTRMNLECAVTQEMLDIACEVQPHDVCLVPEKRQELTTEGGLDVAGHFEAVRAACKQLADAGSRVSLFIDADEAQIRAAHEAGAPVIELHTGAYAEAHDASEQQREYERIVRGVEFGASLGLKVNAGHGLHYTNVQQIAAIEGIVELNIGHAIVAHAIFAGWDNAVREMKAIMVAARLAARA
- the acpS gene encoding holo-ACP synthase translates to MAIYGIGTDIVQVSRVAAVMQRTNGRFAEKVLGPDELRVYHARHARSQARGLAFLATRFSVKEAFSKAIGLGMRWPMTWRALQTLNEPSGRPTCVASGELADWLAERGITSRVTLSDERDYAVSFVIAETPDTAD